The Halomonas sp. THAF5a genome segment CCCCGAGGCGCCGAAGCCGTAGAACTCCACCCGATTGGCCATGGCCAGGGCGTTGATGGCCTGGCTCAGCGCCTCGTTGTCGAGCCGGTCGCGCACCGACAGCAGGGTGCCCACGGTGGAGTCGAAGATGCTGTGGGAAAACTCCACCACCGAGTCGCTGTCGTTCATCGAGAACTGGGCGAACTGGCTGCCGGAGGCCAGCATCTGGGCGAGCTGGAGCTTGAAGTCCTGGAAGCCGTTGCAGCCCAGGGCACGGCAGAAGCGCACCACGGTGGGCTCGCTGACCTTGGCCTCGGTGGCCAGGTCGACGATGCGCATGTGGATCACTTCCTCGGGGTTGCGCAGCACGAAGCGCGCGACCTTCTGCTCGGAGCGGCGGAAGTGCTCCATGCGACGTCTCATCTCATCGAACAGGGCACGGCTCACTCGGGGGCTCCTTGCTGGCGGGCCGCCTCACGGGAGGGCGGCATCACGATGGGTGGGTTCATGCCCACAGTATGCCCCAAGCCGAGGAGCGATGCGCACCCCGTCGCACAGGAGGGCGCGGTCACGGGCGCGACGGACAGCGTTGACGGCGCGTCGTGCATTTTCCGCCTCGGCCGTCATCATTCTGTCAAGTGGGATATAGTAAGAGTTGCAGTGTCGGGCAGCGTCATGGATGCCGGCACATTCACTGCAGAAAGGAGAGTCGATCATGCGTAATGTCGAACGGTTATCCTCCCTCAAGAGTGAACTCCTCGACATCTTCATGAGCATGGAAGTGGTCGAGCACGAACAGCGGTCGCGCAGCGCCGCCCAGCGCAACCTGCGCGCCCGCCGCGGCATCGAGCTGCACAACGAATTCAAGCGCCTCTCCCAGGAGATCGCTCCGCTTCCGGAGGAGACGCTGGCGGAAGACGAGATGCACTGACCGCCCCGGGCGGCGCCTCGTTCCCGGACGCAACGAGCCCCGCAGGGCGGGGCTCGCAGGAGACGCGACGCGCCGGCACAAGCCGGCGAGCCAGGGTCAGAGGCTGGAGACGAACACCGCGATCACGCCGATGGGCGCGATGAAGCGGGAGATCACGGTCCAGACCTTCGTGCCGGTCTCGCCGAGGCCCAGCTCCTGGCGCACGCCCTCACGATCCAGCACCCAGGCGACGAAGACGATCGCCATCAGGCCGGTCAGCGGCAGCAGGAACTTGCTGGTCACCGTGTCGAGCAGGTCGAAGACGTTCAGGCCGAAGATCAGCACGTCGCTCCAGACGTTGAACGCCAGCAGCGCGGCGATGCCCAGCGCCCAGGTCGCCGCACCGGCCACCAGGGTGGAGGCGAAACGCGACAGCGGCGTGCGCTCCTCGACGAACTCCACCACCGGCTCGAGCAGCGAGATCGCGGAGGTCAGGGCGGCGAAGGTGAGCAGAAGGAAGAACATCAGGCCGAGGATGACGCCGCCGCCCATGTTGCCGAAGGCCAGCGGCAGGGTGACGAAGATCAGGCCCGGGCCGGAGCTGAGATCCAGCCCATTGGCGAAGACGATGGGGAAGATCGCCAGGCCGGAGACCAGCGCCACCACGGTGTCGAGGATGATCACGGTCCGCGCGGTCTTGAGCAGGTTGATCTCCTCGTTGAGGTAGGAGCCATAGGCCATCATGATGCCCATGCCCAGCGACAGGGTGAAGAAGGCCTGGCCCATCGCCGCCAGGATCACGCCGCCGTCCACCTTCGAGAAGTCGGGGTTGAACATGAAGCCCAGCGCCTCGCCGAAGTAGCCGGTGGTCATGCCGTAGCCCACCAGCACCACCAGCAGCACGCCCAGCGCCGGCATCAGGCTGCGCACGGCGCCCTCCAGCCCCTTGGTCACGCCGCGGGCGACGATGCCGATCACCAGCAGCATGAACACCGAGTGCCCCGCCAGCAGCAGGCCGGGGTTCGCCAGCATGCCGCTGAACAGCCCGCCGATGCCGTCGGCGTCCTGGCCGCTGAAGGACCCGGTCACCGAGCTCAGGGTGTAGTAGAGCGACCAGCCGCCGATCACGCTGTAGAAGGAGAGGATCAGAAAGGCCCCGAGGATGCCGCTGATGCCGACGATCATCCAGCCGCGGGAGGCGCCGGCCGCCGTGGCCAGGTCGGCCATGGCGTTGGCCGGGTTCTTCTGGCCTCGACGGCCGACCAGCCATTCGGCGACCAGGATCGGCAGGCCGACCAGGCCGATGCAGAGCAGGTAGATGAGCACGAAGGCGGCGCCGCCGCTGTCGCCCACCATGTAGGGAAACTTCCAGATATTGCCCAGACCGACCGCCGAGCCGGTGGCCGCGAGAATAAAGGTCAGTCGGGAGGACCAGTGTGCGTGTTGCTTAGTGGACATAAATCACCCTGATGGTACGTGTCGTCATCGATCGATCGGATGCGATGACGGCGTTGTGGTTGTAGTCGCCACGTCCACGGCCTCCCGGATCGCAGGAGACCGCTTTCAAGGGCATTACGGATGCCTGACAGGATCGCTGCCGGTACAACTTCCGCGGCGCCTGGGGCGCGACGCGGACACCTCATGATGGATCACGTCGAGGAATCACACAGGATAGGTGCAAAACCCCACATGATCCGATGGCAAGTGACGATCGACCCGTAAAAGTATCCGATCATACGCTTGTTGACCAGTCATCCGGAGAAAAGCGTCCGCTGCGCCGAGGGGATCAGAACAGCGCCGCCTGAGAGGCGCCGGGGAAGGTCGCCAGGGGCGGCAGGGCGAGGCGCTCGGCGAGCCGCCCATGCAGGCGACGCGCGAGGTCGGGGGCCCGGCGGTTGTCCGGCGTGTGCACAAGGAGGAAAGGGGTTTTCCCCTGTTTTATCCACAGGGAGAGGCGCTCGATCCAGGGGGTGAAGGCCCGCTCGTTGATGGCGTCGTCGAAGTGACCGATGAAGCGCACCAGCGGGAAGTCGCCCGTGGAAAGCACGTGTAACGGGAGTCGCGGCTTCTCGGCCTGAGCTCGCGCCAGGCCGGGATGGGCCTCGGGGGGCGTGGCGAAGAGCGAGCGCGCATCGAGCATCACCCGATCGGCCCCGTGAGTTATCAACAACCGGTTGAGAGCCGTCTCGGCGCCCCCCTTGTGGAAGAATTCCGGGTGGCGCACCTCGACGGCGCAGGGTAGCCCCGCCGGCCAGCCCGCCAGCAGCGCCTCGAGCCGGGGCAGCGCCTCGGGGCCGACCTCCCGGGGCAGCTGCACCATGGTCGGCCCGAGCCGGTCGTGCAGGGGCGCGAGCGCCGCGAAGAAGGCCTCGAGGTCGGCCTCGATGTCCACCAGGCGCTTCTCGTGGGTCAGGCGCCCCGGCAGCTTGAAGCAGAAGCGGAAATCGGGCGGCGCCTGGCGCGCCCAGGCGGCCACCGTCGCGGGCCGCGGGGCCCCGCTGTAGAAGGTGGTGTTGCCCTCCACGGCGGAGAAGACCCGGGCGTAGTCGGCCAGCCGGTCATCATTGCCGCCGTGGGGCGGGTAGAGGCCGCCGCGCCAGTCGGGGTTGGCCCACATCGGCAGGCCCAGGTGCAGGCGCGGCGGCGACATCGTCACTCCACGGTGACGGACTTGGCGAGGTTGCGCGGCTGATCGACGTCGGTGCCCTTGAGCACCGCCACGTGATAGCTCAGCAGCTGCAGCGGCACGGTGTAGAGGATCGGCGCCAGGGCCTCATGGACGTGGGGAACGTGCAGCAGGTGAACGCCCTCCTCCTCGGCCAGCCCCACCCCCTCATCGGCGAAGACGAACAGCTCGCCCCCCCGGGCCCGCACCTCCTGGAGATTGGACTTGAGCTTGTCGAGCAGCTCGTCGTTGGGCGCCACCGAGATGACCGGCATCTCGCTGTCGACCAGTGCCAGGGGGCCGTGCTTGAGCTCGCCGGCCGGATAGGCCTCGGCGTGGATGTAGGAGATCTCCTTGAGCTTCAGTGCCCCCTCCAGGGCCACGGGGAAGTGGGCGCCGCGCCCCAGGAAGAGCGCATGGTGCTTCTCGGCGAAGGCCATGGCCAGGGCCTCGATGGCCGGGTCCAGTGCCAGTACCCGCGCCACCAGGCTCGGCAGAGCGCGCAGCGCGTCCACCAGGCTCGCCTGTTCGGAGGCCTCGAGGCCCCGGATCCGGCCCAGCGCCAGGGTCAGCAGCATCAGGCCGGTCAGCTGGGTGGTGAAGGCCTTGGTGGAGGCCACGCCGATCTCGGGCCCGGCCTGGGTCATCAGGGTCAGGTCCGACTCGCGCACCAGGGAGCTGCCCGGCACGTTGCAGATCGCCAGGCTGGCCAGGTAGCCGCGATCCTTGGCGAAGCGCAGCGCCGCCAGGGTGTCGGCGGTCTCGCCGGACTGGGAGAGCGTCACGAACAGCGTGCCCTCGGGTACCACCACCTGGCGATAGCGGTACTCCGAGGCGACCTCCACCTGCACCGGCACCCCGGTATAGCGCTCCAGCCAGTAGCGGGCCACCATGCCGGCGTGATAACTGGTGCCACAGGCCACGATGTGGATCTGCCGGACCCGGCCGAAGAGCGCCTCGGCCTCGGGGCCGAAGCTCTCGACCAGCGCCGAGCGCTCGCCCAGGCGCCCCTCCAGGGCGGCGGCGATCACCGCCGGCTGCTCATGGATCTCCTTGAGCATGAAGTGGCGGTAGTCGCCCTTGCTGGCCGCGCCGTCGCCGTGCTCGAAGGTCTGCACCTCGCGCTCGACCACGTACCCGTCGGCATCGACCACCTCGATCACCCCGCCCCGGGAGAGGCGCACCGCGTCGCCCTCCTGGAGGTAGAGAAAGCGGTCGGTGACCTGCAGCAGCGCCAGCGGGTCGGAGGCGAGGAAGGCCTCGTCGATGCCCACGCCCACCACCAGCGGGCTGCCCTTGCGCGCCCCGATGACCACATCGGGCTCGTCGGTATGGATTACGCCCAGGGCGTAGGCCCCGTCGAGAAGGGCCAGCACCCCCTGCACCGCGCCGAGCAGGTCGCCCTCACGGCGGGTCTCGCGCTCCAGCAGGTGGGCGATGACCTCGGTATCGGTCTCGGAGGTGAAGACGTAGCCCTCCGCCTCGAGCTCCCGGCGCAGGGCCTCGTGGTTCTCGATGATGCCGTTGTGCACCACGGCCAGGCGCTCGCCGGACTGGTGGGGATGGGCGTTGGCCTCGCTGGGGCGGCCGTGGGTGGCCCAGCGGGTATGGGCGATGCCACTGCGTCCCGGCAGCGGCTGGGCGGCGAGGCGCTCCTCCAGGGCGGCCACCTTGCCCAGCGCGCGCTGGCGCTGCAGGCGGCCCTCGGGCGAGCGCACCGTCATCCCGGCCGAGTCATAGCCGCGGTACTCCAGGCGCTTCAGCCCCTCCAGCAGGATGCCCTGGACGTTGCGTTCGGCAACGGCGCTGACGATTCCACACATGGTTCTCTCCTCAGGATTCCTGACGCTTGGTCGGCCGCGGCCAGTCCGGCTTGCTGATCTGTCGTCCCCGCGTGACCGCCAGGGCATGCTCGGGCACGTCCTTGGCGATGGTCGAGCCGGCGCCCACGGTGGCGCCGCGACCGACGCTTACCGGCGCCACCAGGGCGGTGTTGGAGCCGATGAAGGCGCCGTCGTCGATGTCGGTATGGTGCTTGTTGGCGCCGTCGTAGTTGCAGGTGATGGTGCCGGCGCCGACGTTGACGTCGCGCCCCAGCCGGGCGTCGCCGACGTAGCTCAGGTGGTTGATCTTGCTGCCCTCGCCCACCTCGGCGTTCTTGGTCTCGACGAAGTTGCCGACCCGGGCGCCGACCGCTAGGCGCGAGCCGGGCCGCAGCCGGGCGAAGGGCCCGACGCGGTTGTGACCGGCCACCACGGCGCCCTCGAGGACGCTGTGGGCCTCGATCACCGACTCGGCGCCGATGTGGCTGTCGCGGATCACGCAGTGGGGGCCGATGCGCACCCCCTCGCCGAGCTCGACGTCCCCCTCGAAGACGCAGCCCACGTCGATCTCGACGTCGTGGCCGCAGGTCAGGCGCCCGCGCACGTCGAGCCGCGCCGGGTCGGCGAGCGCCACGCCCTGCTCCATCAGCCGCTCGGCGATGTCGTGCTGGAGGGCGCGCTCGAGGCGGGCCATCTGGGCGCGGTTGTTGACGCCCTCGACCTCCTGGGGACGCGCCGGCTGGGCGGTGGCGATGCGCACGCCCTCGGCGGCGGCCATGGCGATGACGTCGGTGAGGTAGTACTCGCCCTGGGCGTTGTCGGCGGAGAGGCTCGGCAGCCAGCGGCGCAGCTGGCTCGCCGTCATGGCCATGATGCCGGTGTTGCACTCGCGCACGGCCCGCTCGGCCTCGGAGGCATCCTTGTGCTCGACGATGGCCACCACCTCGCCGGCCTCGTTGCGCAGGATGCGCCCGTAGCCGGTCGGGTCCTCCAGGGTGACGGTGAGCAGGCCCAGGTGCTGCTCGTCGACATGCGCCAGCAGTTCCACCAGGGTCTCGCGGCGGATCAGCGGCACGTCGCCGTAGAGCACCAGCACCTTGCCCTCGCCGAGGCCCTCCAGGGCCTGGGCCACGGCATGGCCGGTGCCCTTCTGCTCGGCCTGCAGGGCGAAGCGCAGGCGGCCCTCGGTCGGGACCTCGGCCAGGGCCTCGCGCACGTGCTCGGCGCCGTGACCGACCACCACATGGGTGCGCTCGGCCGCGAGGCCCTCGGCGGTATCGATCACGTGCCGCACCATCGGCTTGCCGGCCAGGCGGTGCAGCACCTTGGGCAGGGAGGAGCGCATCCGGGTCCCCTGCCCGGCTGCCAGTATCACCACGTCGAGCGTCATCATGACTCCTTGTCCGGGTCCATCTGTTGGGTTCTATTCTAGGGGGCGGGCGGGTGCCTCCGCCATGTCACTCGCGGGGCCGTCGACCACCGTCACGCCCAGGTCGTCCATCGCCTCGCGGCCGAAGCGTTCCGCGAAGGCCGGGCTCGCCAGGCTGGTCCACCCCTCGCCCTCGCGCACCAGCATCAGCACGGCGAGTCCTCGCTCCCGAGCCAGCGCCATGCCATCGTCCTCGCCCAGCACCAGCAGCGCGGTGGCCCAGGCATCGGCCCAGGCATCGGAGGGGTGCACCACCGTCGCCGAGGCCAGGCGATGCGTGATGGGGCGGCCGGTGCGCGGATCCAGGGTGTGGGAGTAGCGCTGGCCGTCCGCCTCGAAGTAGTTGCGGTAGTCGCCGGAGGTGGCCACCGCGATGCGCTCCAGGGCCAGCACGTGGCGGGCCTCGGGCTGGCCGTCCCGGGGCACCTCGATGCCGATCCGCCAGGGCGTCGACTCGGCATCGCGGTAGCCGCTCACCTTGATCTCGCCGCCCAGGTTGACCAGGTAGTGTTCGAGCCCCTGGCGATCGAGATAGGCGGCGACCCGGTCGGTGGCGTGCCCCTTGGCGACGCCGGAGAGGTCGACGAAGACGTCGCGCAGACGGCGCGCCTGGCGGGCCTCGGCCTCGACCTCAAGGCTGTCGGGGCCGACCTCGGCCAGCCGCTCGGCCAGCGCCGCGTCGTCCGGCACCTCCCGGGGGCGCGCCTCGGGGCCGAAGCTCCACAGGTTGACCAGGTCGCCGATGGTCATGTCGAAGGCCCCGCCGCTCGCCTCGGCCACCGACTGGCCGATGGCCAGCACCTCGATGAGGTGGTCGGAGAGCGGCTGCCACTCGCCCAGGGGGGCACGGTTGAAGGCCATCAGCTCGGCGTCGTCTCGCCAGGTCGACATGGCGGCATCCACCGCCTCGAGCTCGGCGAGCAGGCCCTCCTCGAGCGCCTGGGCCTCGCCCTGGGTCAGGGGGTCGGCGATGCTCACCTGGTAGAAGGTGCCGAAGATATCGCCCTCGAGGGTCACCGGGGACGCCAGGGGGCGGTCGCGCTCGGAGCAACCGGCCAGCAGCAGGCCGAGCAGCAGGGGCAGCAGCAGCGAACGAAGGTAGGTCATGTCAGGCCCCTCCGAAGAGCCAGAGCAGCGCGACACCCAGCACGAGGCGATAGACCACGAAGGGCTGCATGCCGATCCGCTGGATGAAGACCAGGAAGAAGTGGATGCACAGGTAGGCGCTGATCCCCGAGAGCAACGCCCCCAGGATCAGCGCGCCCCAGTCCACCGGCGCGGCGGCACCGGCGAGGTGGAGGATCTCCAGCCCGCCGGCGAGCACGATGACCGGGATCGAGAGCAGGAAGGAGAAGCGCGCCGACCCCTCGCGGCTCAGGCCCAGCAGCAGACCGGCGGTCATGGTGATGCCGGAGCGCGAGGTGCCGGGAATCAGCGCCAGCGCCTGGGCGCCCCCGATCCAGAGGGCGTCTCGCCAGGTCAGGCGGTACTCGCTGCGGCCGCCGCGACGCCGCCAGTCGGCCCAGGCCAGCAGCAGCCCGAAGCCGATCAGCCCCCCGGCGATGACCAGCGGCGAGCGCATGACCTCCTGGATGACGTCCTCGAAGGCGAGCCCGGCGAGCCCCACCGGGATGGTGGCCAGGATCACCCACCAGGCCAGGCGCGCCTCGTCGTCGGTGCCGCGCCCCGCCAGGCTGCGACACCAGCTGGTGGTCATGCCGACCAGCTCGTGGCGGAAGTAGAGCACCACCGCGCTCAGGCTGCCGATGTGCAGGGCGACGTCGAAGACCAGGCCCTGGTCGTCCCAGTCGGTGAAGACCGGGACCAGGATCAGGTGGGCGGAGCTGGAGATCGGCAGGAACTCGGTCAATCCCTGAACGATGGAGAGGACGAAGATCTGTAGCCAGTCCATGGAACGGTCCGTGTAGTGGGGTAAGGGGGCTCGGGCGGTCCCGAGGATACACCCCTGGGCCCCGCCTGTCCGCCGCCGACGGCTCAGGCGGTCGACAGGATGGCGGTGGCGAAACCGAAGTAGATCACCACCCCCGAGGCGTCGATCAGGGTCGTGACCAGCGGCGCCGAGGCGGTGGCCGGATCCCAGCCCAGGCGATCGAGCACGAAGGGCAGGCACATGCCGAGCAGGCTCCCGAACAGCACGATGGTAATCATGCTCACCGCCACCACCAGGGCCACCGCCTCCCCGGCGCGGAACATCCCGATCGGCGCCACCGCCAGGGCCATGGTCAGCCCCAGGGCGCCCGCCACCAGCAGCTCGCGGCCAAGCAGCCTGCCCCAGTCCTTGATGCCCACGTCGCCGGTGGCCATGCCGCGTACCGTCAGCGTGGCCGCCTGGGCGCCGGCGTTGCCGCCGCTGCCGATCAGCAGCGGCAGGAAGAACACCAGCGCCACCTGGGCGGCGATGGTCTCCTCGAAGTAGGCGATGCCCGCCCCGGAGAAGAGGTTGCCGAACACCAGCAACACCAGCCAGAACACCCGCTTGCGGTACAGGCTCCACAGCGGCACCCGGCGCACGCCGCCCTCCAGGGCGCCGATCGACATCCCCTTGTGGATATCTTCGGTGGCCTCGGATTCGACCACGTCCATGGCGTCGTCGTGGGTGACGATGCCGATCAGCCGGCGCTCGGCGTCGACCACCGGCAACGCCAGCAGGTCGTAGCGGGCGACGATGCGCGCCACCTCCTCCTGGGGCACGTCCACCCGGGTGTGGATAACTTCATGGATCATCAGGTCGTCGACCCGGGCCCCGGGCCGCGCCACCATCAGCTGGCGCAGCGACAGGGTCCCGGCGAGGCGGCCGTCGGGGTCGACGACGTAGAGCTGGTAGACGGTCTCGGCATCCGGCGCGGTCTGTCGCACCCGCATCATCGCCCGGGAGACCGTGAGGCCGGCGGGAATCGCCACGTAGTCCGAGGTCATCAGCGCGCCGGCGGTGCCCTCCGCATAGCTCGCCAGTCGCTTGAGCGCCTCGCGTTCCTGGTGCGCCATGCGCCGCAGCAGGGCCTCGCGACGATCGTCGCCCAGGGTCTTGTAGAGGTCGGCCCGCTCGTCGGCCCCCATTTGCTCGAGGATCGCCAGCAGGGCCTCGTCGTCCAGCGCCTCGGTGATCGCCCGCTGCTCGTCGCCGGAGAGGTGCCCGATCACGCTGGCGCGGCGCTCCAGCGGCAGCCGCGAGAAGAGCGCCAGGGCCCGGGGCAGGTCCTGGTCGTCCTCGACGAGGGTCTCGAGGATCTCGGCGAGATCGGCGGAGCGCAGCTCCGGCAGCAGGCTCGGCAGGCGCGCCTCCTCCCCCTCCAGGGCGGCGAGCAGCGTCGCCTTGTGCGTCTGCAGGGATTCGCTCAGTGACATCCAGGCCTCCCGACGGCGAGGCCGGCCCGGAGCCGGCCGGAAGAAAAGGGTGGCGCCTCGTGGTCGCTCCCCGAGGGCCCCAAACGACGACGCCCCCCGGACAGGATCCGGAGGGCGTCAGGTCGAGACACGAGCCGGGCGTTAGCCGCGGCCGGCCTTGCGACGCACCTGCTGAATGGTCCGCAGCTGCGCCACGGCCTCGGCGAGTTCCGCGGTGGCGCGACTGTAGTCGAGCTCCGCGGACTTGTCGCTCATGGCCTTCAGCGCCTGCTGGCGAGCCTCTTCGGCGGCCGCCTCGTCGAGGTCGTCGGCGCGCACGGCGGTATCCGCCAGCACCGTGACCACGTCGGGCTGCACCTCGAGGAAGCCGCCCGTGACGTAGTAGTGATCTTCCTCACCCCCGCCATGGACGATCCGTACCGGGCCCGGCGCCAGCTCGGTGAGCAGCGGCGTGTGCCCGGCCAGGATCCCCAGATCCCCCATGGCACCGGCCGCCACGACCTGCTCGGCGGACCCGGAGTAGATCGACGCCTCGGCGCTGACGATCTCGCACTTGAAGCTTTTCGTCATGATGACGTCTCCCAGGTGGAGGGATTACTTCATCTGGTTGGCTTTCTCGACGGCCTCGTCGATGGTGCCGACCATGTAGAAGGCCTGCTCGGGCAGCTCGTCATACTCGCCGTCGAGGATACCCTGGAAGCCGCGGATGGTGTCCTTCAGGGACACGTACTTGCCGGGCGCCCCGGTGAAGACCTCAGCCACGAAGAACGGCTGCGACAGGAAGCGCTGGATCTTACGCGCCCGGGAGACGGCCAGCTTGTCCTCGTCGGACAGCTCGTCCATGCCCAGGATGGCGATGATGTCCTTGAGCTCCTTGTAGCGCTGCAGCACGCCCTGCACGCCGCGGGCGGTGTTGTAGTGCTCGTCGCCCACGACCAGCGGATCCAGCTGGCGCGAGGTGGAGTCCAGCGGGTCGATGGCCGGGTAGATGCCCAGCTCGGCGATCGAACGCGCCAGTACCACGGTCGCATCCAGGTGCGAGAAGGTGGTCGCCGGCGACGGGTCGGTCAGGTCATCCGCGGGCACGTAGACGGCCTGCACGGAGGTGATCGAGCCGCTCTTGGTGGAGGTGATGCGCTCCTGCAGGACGCCCATCTCCTCGGCCAGAGTCGGCTGGTAGCCCACCGCGGAGGGCATGCGGCCCAGCAGTGCCGAGACCTCGGTACCCGCCAGGGTGTAGCGGTAGATGTTGTCGACGAACAGCAGCACGTCGCGGCCTTCATCGCGGAACTTCTCGGCGATGGTCAGGCCGGTCAGCGCTACGCGCAGGCGGTTGCCGGGCGGCTCGTTCATCTGACCGTAGACCAGCGACACCTTGTCGATGACGTTGGACTCGGTCATCTCATGATAGAAGTCGTTACCCTCACGGGTCCGTTCGCCCACGCCGGCAAACACGGAGTAGCCGCTGTGCTCGGTGGCGATGTTGCGGATCAGCTCCATCATGTTGACGGTCTTGCCGACGCCGGCGCCGCCGAACAGGCCGACCTTGCCGCCCTTGGCGAACGGGCACACCAGGTCGATGACCTTGATGCCGGTCTCCAGCAGCTCGCTGGAGGCCGCCTGATCGGCATAGCCCGGGGCCTTGCGGTGGATCGGCATGCGCTCGGCATCGCCGATGTCGCCGGCCTCGTCGATGGGCTCGCCCAGCACGTTCATGATGCGGCCCAGGGTCTCCTTGCCGACCGGCACGGAGATCGGGGCACCGGTACCGGTGACCTCGAGGCCACGCTTGAGGCCTTCGGTGGTGCCCATGGCGATGGTGCGCACCACGCCGTCACCCAGCTGCTGCTGGGTCTCGAGAACGGTCCCGGTGTCCGAGACATTCAGCGCGTCGTAGACCTTGGGCACATCGTCCCGCGGAAACTCTACGTCAATCACCGCGCCGATGATTTGTACGATACGTCCGCTCATCTTGGTTCCTCTCAAATACCTGCAAATGAAACCTGCTTGCCGGGAGGGGCCTGCCCTCCCCGACGCTAAACGGCGGCGGCGCCACCGACGATCTCGGAGATTTCCTGGGTAATGGCCGCCTGACGGGCCTTGTTGTACACCAGCTCCAGGTCGTCGATCAGATTGCCGGCGTTGTCGGTGGCGCTCTTCATGGCGATCATCCGAGCGGCCTGCTCGCACGCCACGTTCTCGACCACCGCCTGATAGACCTGCGCCTCGACGAAGCGCACGAGCAGGCTATCCAGCAGCGCCTTGGCATCCGGCTCATACAGGTAGTCCCAGCTACCGGGACGCTTGTTTTCTTCGGTGGACGCTTGCGTCCCCATCTCGGCCGACAGGGGCAACAGCTGACGAACCACCGGCTTCTGGGTCATGGTGTTGACGAACTCGTTGAACACCACGTAGAGGCGGTCCAGCTTGCCCTCGTCGTAGGCATCCAGCATGACCTTCACGCTGCCGATCAGGTCCTCCGGATCCGGGGCCTCGCCCAGGCCGCTCTTGGCCGCGACCAGGCTGCCGCCGAACTTGCGGAAGAAACCGGTGGCCTTGCTGCCCAGGGCACAGAAGTCGAGCTCCGCGCCCTGCTCACGCTGGGCCTTGGCATCCTTCACCACGGACTTGAACAGGTTGACGTTGAGGCCACCGCACAGCCCGCGGTCGGAGGAGACCACGATGTAGCCGACCCGCTTGACCTCGCGCTCTTCCATCCACGGATGCTTGTATTCCGGGTTGGCATCGGCGACGTGGCCCACGACGTTGCGGATCTGCTTGGCATAGGGCTGGCTGGCCTTCATCCGGTCCTGTGCCTTGCGCATCTTCGACGCAGCCACCATTTCCATGGCGCTGGTGATCTTCTGCGTGTTCTTGATGCTCCCGATCTGGGTGCGAATCTCTTTTGCAGCTGCCATAGCGATCTACCTTATCGTTCGTGGCCCTCAGAAAGCTCCAGGGCCCGCCCCGGAGGAGCGGGCCGTCGGCATTACCAGCTCTGAGTGGCCTTGAACTTCTCGAGGCCGGCCTTGAGGCCTGCCTTGATCTCGTCGCTGTAGTCGCCGGTCTGGTTGATCGTCTCGAGCAGA includes the following:
- the glmU gene encoding bifunctional UDP-N-acetylglucosamine diphosphorylase/glucosamine-1-phosphate N-acetyltransferase GlmU, whose product is MTLDVVILAAGQGTRMRSSLPKVLHRLAGKPMVRHVIDTAEGLAAERTHVVVGHGAEHVREALAEVPTEGRLRFALQAEQKGTGHAVAQALEGLGEGKVLVLYGDVPLIRRETLVELLAHVDEQHLGLLTVTLEDPTGYGRILRNEAGEVVAIVEHKDASEAERAVRECNTGIMAMTASQLRRWLPSLSADNAQGEYYLTDVIAMAAAEGVRIATAQPARPQEVEGVNNRAQMARLERALQHDIAERLMEQGVALADPARLDVRGRLTCGHDVEIDVGCVFEGDVELGEGVRIGPHCVIRDSHIGAESVIEAHSVLEGAVVAGHNRVGPFARLRPGSRLAVGARVGNFVETKNAEVGEGSKINHLSYVGDARLGRDVNVGAGTITCNYDGANKHHTDIDDGAFIGSNTALVAPVSVGRGATVGAGSTIAKDVPEHALAVTRGRQISKPDWPRPTKRQES
- a CDS encoding DUF72 domain-containing protein: MSPPRLHLGLPMWANPDWRGGLYPPHGGNDDRLADYARVFSAVEGNTTFYSGAPRPATVAAWARQAPPDFRFCFKLPGRLTHEKRLVDIEADLEAFFAALAPLHDRLGPTMVQLPREVGPEALPRLEALLAGWPAGLPCAVEVRHPEFFHKGGAETALNRLLITHGADRVMLDARSLFATPPEAHPGLARAQAEKPRLPLHVLSTGDFPLVRFIGHFDDAINERAFTPWIERLSLWIKQGKTPFLLVHTPDNRRAPDLARRLHGRLAERLALPPLATFPGASQAALF
- the glmS gene encoding glutamine--fructose-6-phosphate transaminase (isomerizing) yields the protein MCGIVSAVAERNVQGILLEGLKRLEYRGYDSAGMTVRSPEGRLQRQRALGKVAALEERLAAQPLPGRSGIAHTRWATHGRPSEANAHPHQSGERLAVVHNGIIENHEALRRELEAEGYVFTSETDTEVIAHLLERETRREGDLLGAVQGVLALLDGAYALGVIHTDEPDVVIGARKGSPLVVGVGIDEAFLASDPLALLQVTDRFLYLQEGDAVRLSRGGVIEVVDADGYVVEREVQTFEHGDGAASKGDYRHFMLKEIHEQPAVIAAALEGRLGERSALVESFGPEAEALFGRVRQIHIVACGTSYHAGMVARYWLERYTGVPVQVEVASEYRYRQVVVPEGTLFVTLSQSGETADTLAALRFAKDRGYLASLAICNVPGSSLVRESDLTLMTQAGPEIGVASTKAFTTQLTGLMLLTLALGRIRGLEASEQASLVDALRALPSLVARVLALDPAIEALAMAFAEKHHALFLGRGAHFPVALEGALKLKEISYIHAEAYPAGELKHGPLALVDSEMPVISVAPNDELLDKLKSNLQEVRARGGELFVFADEGVGLAEEEGVHLLHVPHVHEALAPILYTVPLQLLSYHVAVLKGTDVDQPRNLAKSVTVE
- a CDS encoding FAD:protein FMN transferase, which gives rise to MTYLRSLLLPLLLGLLLAGCSERDRPLASPVTLEGDIFGTFYQVSIADPLTQGEAQALEEGLLAELEAVDAAMSTWRDDAELMAFNRAPLGEWQPLSDHLIEVLAIGQSVAEASGGAFDMTIGDLVNLWSFGPEARPREVPDDAALAERLAEVGPDSLEVEAEARQARRLRDVFVDLSGVAKGHATDRVAAYLDRQGLEHYLVNLGGEIKVSGYRDAESTPWRIGIEVPRDGQPEARHVLALERIAVATSGDYRNYFEADGQRYSHTLDPRTGRPITHRLASATVVHPSDAWADAWATALLVLGEDDGMALARERGLAVLMLVREGEGWTSLASPAFAERFGREAMDDLGVTVVDGPASDMAEAPARPLE
- a CDS encoding sodium-dependent transporter, with the protein product MSTKQHAHWSSRLTFILAATGSAVGLGNIWKFPYMVGDSGGAAFVLIYLLCIGLVGLPILVAEWLVGRRGQKNPANAMADLATAAGASRGWMIVGISGILGAFLILSFYSVIGGWSLYYTLSSVTGSFSGQDADGIGGLFSGMLANPGLLLAGHSVFMLLVIGIVARGVTKGLEGAVRSLMPALGVLLVVLVGYGMTTGYFGEALGFMFNPDFSKVDGGVILAAMGQAFFTLSLGMGIMMAYGSYLNEEINLLKTARTVIILDTVVALVSGLAIFPIVFANGLDLSSGPGLIFVTLPLAFGNMGGGVILGLMFFLLLTFAALTSAISLLEPVVEFVEERTPLSRFASTLVAGAATWALGIAALLAFNVWSDVLIFGLNVFDLLDTVTSKFLLPLTGLMAIVFVAWVLDREGVRQELGLGETGTKVWTVISRFIAPIGVIAVFVSSL
- a CDS encoding PA3496 family putative envelope integrity protein, with the translated sequence MRNVERLSSLKSELLDIFMSMEVVEHEQRSRSAAQRNLRARRGIELHNEFKRLSQEIAPLPEETLAEDEMH